A single window of Inmirania thermothiophila DNA harbors:
- the tyrS gene encoding tyrosine--tRNA ligase, translating into MVTIEEALALIRRGAEEILLEEELVARLREGRPLRVKAGFDPTAPDLHLGHTVLIHKMRQFQDLGHEVIFLIGDFTGMIGDPSGRNQTRPPLTREEIAENARTYQEQIFKILDPGRTRIAFNSEWMERLGAAGMIELASRYTVARMLERDDFSRRFREGRPIAIHEFLYPLVQGYDSVALRADVELGGTDQKFNLLVGRELQKQYGQPPQVVLTMPLLEGLDGVQKMSKSLGNYVGITEPPEEMFGKLMSISDELMWRYLELLSLRPTEEIRRWRREVEAGLNPRDVKVRLAEEIVERFHGREAAERAHRAFVERFRHHRLPEELPELRLAAPAAGGMRLPNLLKAAGLTPSTSEAMRMVRQGAVRIDGERVDDAGLEIAPGTTHVYQVGKRRFARVTVVPAGGDAGA; encoded by the coding sequence ATGGTCACGATCGAGGAGGCCCTGGCGCTCATCCGTCGCGGCGCCGAGGAGATCCTTCTGGAGGAGGAGCTGGTGGCGCGCCTGCGCGAGGGCAGGCCGCTGCGGGTCAAGGCCGGCTTCGACCCGACGGCCCCGGACCTCCACCTCGGGCACACGGTCCTGATCCACAAGATGCGCCAGTTCCAGGACCTCGGCCACGAGGTCATCTTCCTCATCGGCGACTTCACCGGGATGATCGGCGACCCGAGCGGGCGCAACCAGACCCGCCCGCCGCTCACCCGCGAGGAGATCGCGGAGAACGCGCGCACCTATCAGGAGCAGATCTTCAAGATCCTCGACCCCGGGCGCACCCGCATCGCCTTCAACTCGGAGTGGATGGAGCGGCTGGGCGCGGCGGGCATGATCGAGCTCGCCTCTCGCTACACGGTGGCGCGCATGCTCGAGCGCGACGACTTCAGCCGGCGCTTCCGCGAGGGGCGCCCCATCGCCATCCACGAGTTCCTCTATCCCCTGGTGCAGGGCTACGACTCGGTGGCCCTGCGCGCCGACGTCGAGCTCGGCGGCACCGACCAGAAGTTCAACCTCCTCGTCGGCCGCGAGCTGCAGAAGCAGTACGGGCAGCCGCCGCAGGTGGTGCTGACGATGCCGCTGCTCGAGGGGCTCGACGGCGTGCAGAAGATGTCCAAGTCGCTCGGCAACTACGTGGGCATCACCGAGCCCCCGGAGGAGATGTTCGGCAAGCTCATGTCCATCTCCGACGAGCTCATGTGGCGCTACCTGGAGCTGCTGAGCCTGCGCCCGACGGAGGAGATCCGCCGCTGGCGGCGCGAGGTGGAGGCGGGGCTCAACCCCCGGGACGTCAAGGTCCGGCTCGCCGAGGAGATCGTCGAGCGCTTCCACGGCCGCGAGGCCGCCGAGCGGGCCCACCGGGCGTTCGTCGAGCGCTTCCGCCATCACCGGCTCCCGGAGGAGCTGCCGGAGCTGCGCCTGGCCGCCCCTGCCGCGGGGGGGATGCGCCTGCCCAACCTGCTCAAGGCGGCGGGGCTGACGCCCTCCACCTCGGAGGCGATGCGGATGGTGCGCCAGGGGGCGGTGCGCATCGACGGCGAGCGCGTCGACGATGCGGGGCTCGAGATCGCCCCCGGCACCACCCACGTCTACCAGGTGGGCAAGCGCCGTTTCGCCCGCGTCACGGTGGTGCCGGCGGGCGGCGATGCGGGGGCCTAG
- a CDS encoding DsbA family oxidoreductase → MIEVFTDVICPFCYVAQARVRRVAAEYGVSVRWSLLEIHPETPAEGMPLEALGYPPAVWAELTEQARRLAEEEGLPYRERTFTTRSRDALVLLEAAKGLGAEAFERLQEAVMRAYFAEGRNIGRRGELAAVAREAGMREALLTTAWDDADVQARLAATRRRAGRLGVAGTPTVFVGGRRLVGAVPVRQYREAVAAARRA, encoded by the coding sequence GTGATCGAGGTCTTCACCGACGTCATCTGCCCCTTCTGCTACGTGGCGCAGGCGCGGGTGCGCAGGGTCGCGGCGGAATACGGCGTGAGCGTGCGGTGGTCGCTGCTGGAGATCCACCCGGAGACGCCGGCCGAGGGGATGCCGCTCGAGGCGCTGGGCTACCCGCCGGCGGTGTGGGCGGAGCTCACCGAGCAGGCACGGCGGCTCGCCGAGGAGGAGGGCCTGCCTTACCGGGAGCGGACCTTCACCACACGGTCGCGGGATGCGCTGGTGCTGCTGGAGGCCGCCAAGGGGCTCGGGGCGGAGGCGTTCGAGCGGCTGCAGGAGGCGGTGATGCGGGCGTACTTCGCGGAGGGGCGCAACATCGGGCGACGCGGGGAGCTGGCGGCGGTGGCGCGGGAGGCGGGGATGCGCGAGGCGCTGCTGACCACGGCGTGGGACGACGCGGACGTGCAGGCGCGACTTGCGGCGACACGGCGGCGGGCGGGTCGGCTGGGCGTTGCCGGGACGCCGACGGTGTTCGTCGGCGGTCGGCGCCTCGTGGGGGCGGTGCCGGTCCGGCAGTACCGCGAGGCGGTCGCGGCGGCGCGCCGCGCCTAG
- the sthA gene encoding Si-specific NAD(P)(+) transhydrogenase, which translates to MKTAHYDAVVIGSGPGGEGAALTLAQHGLSVALVERSPRVGGNCTHRGTIPSKVLRHAVQQFSELRHSALCQGALPRLRPDYPTMLGQAQQVIAQQVRVRRQAYDRAGVVVITGEARFVDSHTLEVREPEGLRKQLNAERFVVATGSRPYRPEDVDFAHPRILDSDTVLDLRETPRSITIYGAGVIGCEYASIFAGLDVTVNLVNTRERLLSYLDDEITDALSYHLRTQGVVLFHNESYERVTADGDGVALELRSGKVIKSDYFLWANGRTGNTAGLGLEELGIAVNHRGQVEVNEYFQTAQPHIYAVGDVVGFPALASASYDQGRFAAQHIINGVTDFRLVEDIPTGIYTNPEISSLGRTERELTEQRVPYGIGRATFENLARAQITGYTVGVLKILFHRETLEILGIHCFGHQAAEIIHIGQAIMAQSGEANTLRYFADTTFNYPTMAEAYRVAALDGLARI; encoded by the coding sequence ATGAAGACGGCGCACTACGACGCAGTGGTGATCGGAAGCGGCCCCGGGGGCGAGGGGGCCGCCCTGACCCTGGCCCAGCACGGACTCTCCGTGGCACTGGTGGAGCGAAGCCCCCGGGTGGGCGGCAACTGCACCCACCGCGGCACCATCCCCAGCAAGGTCCTGCGCCATGCCGTGCAGCAGTTCAGCGAGCTGCGCCACAGCGCCCTCTGCCAGGGGGCGTTGCCGCGCCTGCGACCCGACTACCCGACGATGCTCGGCCAGGCGCAGCAGGTCATCGCGCAGCAGGTCCGGGTCCGCCGCCAGGCCTACGATCGCGCCGGTGTCGTCGTGATCACCGGCGAGGCCCGCTTCGTCGACAGCCACACCCTCGAGGTCCGCGAACCGGAGGGGCTGCGCAAGCAGCTCAACGCCGAGCGCTTCGTCGTGGCCACCGGCTCGCGCCCCTATCGTCCCGAGGACGTGGACTTCGCCCACCCGCGCATCCTCGACAGCGACACCGTCCTCGATCTGCGCGAGACACCCCGCTCCATCACCATCTACGGTGCCGGTGTCATCGGCTGCGAGTACGCCTCCATCTTCGCCGGCCTCGACGTCACCGTGAACCTGGTGAACACGCGCGAGCGGCTCCTGTCCTATCTCGACGACGAGATCACCGACGCCCTCAGCTACCACCTGCGCACGCAGGGGGTGGTCCTCTTCCACAATGAGAGCTACGAGCGCGTCACCGCCGACGGGGACGGCGTCGCCCTCGAGCTGCGCTCCGGCAAGGTCATCAAGAGCGACTACTTCCTCTGGGCCAACGGGCGGACCGGCAACACCGCAGGGCTCGGCCTGGAGGAGCTCGGCATCGCCGTCAACCATCGGGGCCAGGTGGAGGTGAACGAATATTTCCAGACCGCGCAGCCCCACATCTACGCCGTCGGCGACGTCGTCGGCTTCCCCGCGCTTGCCAGCGCAAGCTACGACCAGGGCCGCTTCGCCGCCCAGCACATCATCAACGGCGTCACCGACTTCCGCCTCGTCGAGGACATCCCCACCGGCATCTACACCAACCCCGAGATCAGCTCCCTCGGCCGCACCGAACGGGAGCTCACGGAGCAGCGGGTCCCCTACGGCATCGGCCGCGCCACCTTCGAGAACCTGGCCCGCGCCCAGATCACCGGCTACACCGTCGGGGTCCTCAAGATCCTCTTCCACCGCGAGACCCTGGAGATCCTGGGCATCCACTGCTTCGGCCACCAGGCCGCGGAGATCATCCACATCGGCCAGGCCATCATGGCCCAGTCCGGCGAGGCCAACACCCTGCGCTACTTCGCGGACACCACCTTCAACTACCCGACCATGGCCGAGGCCTACCGCGTCGCGGCCCTCGACGGCCTCGCGCGCATCTGA
- a CDS encoding cyclophilin-like fold protein yields MRIRVAWPRGQVVVRLADTPTARRLYKSLPHRTTAQTWGEEVYFEVPMRAEPEPGAREVVEPGTVCYWPEGRALAIPYGPTPIAEHGECRLASACTVLGRVEGHLERLRTIRDGDPIRISLVGEA; encoded by the coding sequence ATGCGCATCCGTGTCGCATGGCCCAGGGGGCAGGTGGTGGTCCGCCTCGCCGATACGCCGACGGCGCGCCGGCTCTACAAGTCGCTGCCGCACCGGACCACGGCCCAGACGTGGGGCGAGGAGGTCTACTTCGAGGTTCCGATGCGCGCCGAGCCCGAGCCCGGGGCGCGCGAGGTGGTGGAGCCGGGCACGGTCTGCTACTGGCCGGAGGGGCGCGCCCTGGCCATTCCCTACGGCCCCACCCCCATCGCCGAGCACGGCGAGTGCCGCCTGGCCTCGGCCTGCACCGTGCTGGGACGGGTGGAGGGTCACCTGGAGCGGTTGCGCACCATCCGCGACGGCGACCCCATCCGGATCAGCCTGGTGGGCGAGGCCTGA
- a CDS encoding secondary thiamine-phosphate synthase enzyme YjbQ — MSDRIEVETPAHQALVPITRAVQARIEALGLREGAVHLFCEHTTCGLLVNENADPDVARDLIARLERLVPWDDPRDRHAEGNTAAHLRAVLVGCDLTIPVRQGRLALGTWQGIFLAEFDGPRRRRIRLTPLPPPTR; from the coding sequence ATGAGCGACCGGATCGAGGTGGAGACGCCCGCCCATCAGGCCCTCGTGCCCATCACCCGCGCCGTCCAGGCCCGGATCGAGGCGCTGGGGCTGCGCGAGGGCGCGGTGCACCTCTTCTGCGAGCACACCACCTGCGGCCTCCTCGTCAACGAGAACGCCGACCCGGACGTCGCCCGCGACCTCATCGCGCGCCTCGAGCGGCTCGTCCCCTGGGACGACCCCCGCGACCGGCACGCCGAGGGCAACACCGCGGCCCACCTGCGGGCGGTCCTGGTGGGGTGCGACCTCACGATCCCGGTGCGGCAGGGCCGCCTCGCCCTCGGCACCTGGCAGGGCATCTTCCTCGCCGAGTTCGACGGCCCGCGCCGCCGCCGCATCCGCCTGACGCCGCTGCCGCCCCCGACCCGCTGA
- a CDS encoding type 1 glutamine amidotransferase: MGTVCILRHVDCEGPGYLAEFLDRNGIPWKLVALDQGEPVPGGLEGIAGLVLMGGPMSVNDSLPWIEPELALIREAVARGLPVLGHCLGGQLIAKALGGQVKANPVREIGWHPVEVIDREAAAPWLGDDPGPFEVFHWHGETFTPPPAARPFLASRWCAQQAFSLGSALALQFHVEMTEELVRTWAQRYAHELIPSPSVQDADAMCRGLEARIRALHRLADRIYGRWITGLGGTSP; encoded by the coding sequence GTGGGCACGGTCTGCATCCTCCGCCACGTGGACTGCGAGGGGCCCGGCTACCTCGCGGAGTTCCTCGACCGCAACGGCATCCCCTGGAAACTGGTGGCGCTGGACCAGGGCGAGCCCGTCCCCGGCGGGCTCGAGGGCATCGCCGGCCTCGTCCTCATGGGCGGCCCCATGAGCGTCAACGACTCGCTGCCCTGGATCGAGCCGGAGCTTGCGCTCATCCGCGAGGCGGTGGCGCGCGGGCTGCCGGTGCTGGGCCACTGCCTCGGCGGCCAGCTCATCGCCAAGGCGCTGGGCGGGCAGGTCAAGGCGAATCCGGTGCGCGAGATCGGCTGGCATCCGGTGGAGGTGATCGATCGCGAGGCCGCCGCGCCCTGGCTCGGCGACGACCCCGGGCCGTTCGAGGTCTTCCACTGGCACGGCGAGACCTTCACCCCGCCGCCGGCGGCGCGCCCCTTCCTCGCCAGCCGCTGGTGTGCGCAGCAGGCCTTCAGCCTCGGCAGCGCCCTGGCGCTGCAGTTCCACGTGGAGATGACCGAGGAGCTGGTGCGCACGTGGGCGCAGCGCTACGCCCACGAGCTCATCCCCTCCCCCTCGGTGCAGGACGCCGACGCCATGTGCCGCGGCCTCGAGGCCCGCATCCGGGCGCTGCACCGGCTCGCCGACCGCATCTACGGCCGCTGGATCACCGGCCTGGGGGGAACGTCGCCATGA
- the folE2 gene encoding GTP cyclohydrolase FolE2, with product MSDSSRDAGIADVQSSHDTRRIPIDRVGIKDIRHPVRVRDRSDGEQHTVASFDMYVNLPHNFKGTHMSRFVEILNRHEREISVDSIRDMLCEMVQVLEAEAGHIEMRFPYFVNKRAPVTGVESLMDYDVTLTAELLDGQVRTWIQVVVPVTSLCPCSKEISDRGAHNQRSHVTVRVRTRGFVWIEELIELVEQEASCELFGLLKRPDEKYVTERAYDNPKFVEDMVRDVAARLNADDRIAAYVVESENFESIHNHSAYAMIDRDKEAEPPC from the coding sequence ATGAGCGACTCCAGCCGCGACGCCGGCATCGCCGACGTTCAGTCCAGCCACGATACCCGGCGCATCCCCATCGACCGCGTCGGCATCAAGGACATCCGCCACCCGGTGCGGGTGCGCGACCGCAGCGACGGCGAGCAGCACACCGTCGCCAGCTTCGACATGTACGTGAACCTGCCCCACAACTTCAAGGGCACGCACATGTCGCGCTTCGTCGAGATCCTCAACCGCCACGAGCGCGAGATCTCGGTGGACTCCATCCGCGACATGCTCTGCGAGATGGTGCAGGTGCTCGAGGCCGAGGCCGGGCACATCGAGATGCGCTTCCCCTACTTCGTCAACAAGCGCGCCCCCGTCACCGGCGTCGAGAGCCTCATGGATTACGACGTGACGCTCACCGCGGAGCTGCTGGACGGGCAGGTGCGCACCTGGATCCAGGTGGTGGTGCCGGTGACCAGCCTCTGCCCCTGCTCCAAGGAGATCTCCGACCGCGGCGCCCACAACCAGCGCTCCCACGTCACCGTGCGGGTGCGCACGCGCGGCTTCGTCTGGATCGAGGAGCTCATCGAGCTGGTGGAGCAGGAGGCCTCGTGCGAGCTCTTCGGGCTGCTCAAGCGCCCCGACGAGAAGTACGTCACCGAGCGGGCCTACGACAACCCGAAGTTCGTCGAGGACATGGTGCGCGACGTCGCCGCCCGCCTCAACGCCGACGACCGCATCGCCGCCTACGTGGTGGAGTCGGAGAACTTCGAGTCCATCCACAACCATTCGGCCTACGCCATGATCGACCGCGACAAGGAGGCGGAGCCGCCCTGCTGA
- the ispA gene encoding (2E,6E)-farnesyl diphosphate synthase, whose protein sequence is MTTVRFEPLLSRWRRRVEAALEQALPPATIHPATLHEAMRYAALGGGKRLRPILVYAAGGVLGADEALLDAPAAAVELIHAYSLVHDDLPAMDDDDLRRGRPTCHKVYGEAMALLAGDALQTRAFEVLATAPGLDGERRAALVAELARAAGSRGMAGGQAIDLAATGRTLGIAELEDMHIHKTGALIRACVRMAAVVAGDGPEAARLDHYAKCLGLAFQIRDDILDEEGEPEVMGKARGADRARGKPTYPALLGLEEARRTARALADEARQTLAPLGERAAVLAWLADHAVERLA, encoded by the coding sequence ATGACGACGGTGCGGTTTGAGCCGCTTCTGTCGCGCTGGCGAAGGCGCGTCGAGGCGGCGCTGGAGCAGGCCCTGCCCCCGGCCACGATCCATCCGGCGACGCTGCACGAGGCCATGCGCTACGCCGCCCTCGGCGGCGGCAAGCGCCTGCGCCCGATCCTGGTCTACGCGGCAGGGGGCGTGCTCGGCGCCGACGAGGCCCTGCTGGATGCGCCGGCGGCGGCGGTGGAGCTCATCCACGCCTATTCCCTGGTCCACGACGACCTGCCGGCGATGGACGACGACGACCTGCGCCGGGGCCGCCCCACCTGCCACAAGGTCTACGGCGAGGCCATGGCCCTGCTCGCGGGCGATGCGCTGCAGACACGCGCCTTCGAGGTCCTGGCCACGGCCCCGGGCCTCGACGGCGAGCGCCGGGCGGCGCTGGTGGCGGAGCTGGCGAGGGCGGCGGGCTCGCGCGGCATGGCGGGGGGCCAGGCCATCGACCTCGCCGCCACCGGGCGCACCCTCGGCATCGCGGAACTCGAGGACATGCACATCCACAAGACCGGCGCCCTCATCCGCGCCTGCGTGCGCATGGCCGCGGTGGTGGCCGGCGACGGGCCCGAGGCGGCCCGCCTCGACCACTACGCCAAGTGCCTGGGACTCGCCTTCCAGATCCGCGACGACATCCTCGACGAGGAGGGCGAGCCAGAGGTCATGGGCAAGGCCCGCGGCGCCGATCGCGCCCGCGGCAAGCCCACCTACCCGGCGCTGCTGGGGCTGGAGGAGGCGCGCCGGACGGCGCGGGCGCTGGCCGACGAGGCGCGGCAGACCCTCGCCCCCCTCGGCGAACGCGCCGCCGTCCTGGCATGGCTCGCCGACCACGCGGTGGAGCGCCTCGCCTGA
- a CDS encoding exodeoxyribonuclease VII small subunit, with product MSEPSSFEAAMAELEELVARLEQGELGLEESLALFERGVRLARQCEQVLEQAEQKVELLLSEEGRPEPEPEEAAARGDDDDGAV from the coding sequence GTGTCGGAACCGTCGAGCTTCGAGGCGGCGATGGCCGAGCTGGAGGAGCTGGTGGCCCGGCTCGAGCAGGGGGAGCTGGGGCTGGAGGAGTCGCTGGCGCTGTTCGAGCGCGGCGTGCGCCTGGCCCGGCAGTGCGAGCAGGTCCTCGAGCAGGCCGAGCAGAAGGTGGAGCTGCTGCTGAGCGAGGAGGGGCGGCCGGAGCCGGAGCCCGAAGAGGCGGCCGCGCGGGGGGACGATGACGACGGTGCGGTTTGA
- a CDS encoding rubrerythrin family protein: protein MELKNSKTHENLKAAFAGESQANRRYLYFAAKADVEGYNDVAALFRSTAEGETGHAHGHLEYLEQVGDPATGEPIGDTVANLKAAIAGETYEYTDMYPGMARTAREEGFDEIADWFETLAKAERSHARRFQKALEELQADAG from the coding sequence ATGGAGCTCAAGAACAGCAAGACCCACGAGAACCTCAAGGCCGCCTTCGCCGGCGAGTCCCAGGCCAACCGCCGCTACCTCTACTTCGCCGCCAAGGCCGACGTGGAGGGCTACAACGACGTCGCCGCCCTGTTCCGCTCCACCGCCGAGGGCGAGACCGGCCACGCCCACGGCCACCTGGAGTACCTGGAGCAGGTGGGCGATCCCGCCACCGGCGAGCCCATCGGCGACACCGTGGCCAACCTCAAGGCCGCCATCGCGGGCGAGACCTACGAGTACACGGACATGTACCCGGGGATGGCGCGGACCGCCCGCGAGGAGGGCTTCGACGAGATCGCCGACTGGTTCGAGACCCTCGCCAAGGCCGAGCGCTCCCACGCCCGGCGCTTCCAGAAGGCGCTCGAGGAGCTGCAGGCCGACGCCGGCTGA
- a CDS encoding heterodisulfide reductase-related iron-sulfur binding cluster: MAEETERRGRVEEGGTRAPQRRPLAWRDPAFHDEEALLAEMARVFEVCHGCRRCFSLCNAFPTLFDAIDAGESGEPEDLPREVYWQVAEHCYLCDLCFQTKCPYVPPHPFDIDFPHLMLRAKAVRLRQGRVRLRDRILTATDAVGRLAGIPVVVEAVNRANRSPLARALMERVLGVHRDAALPPYRARPLRRRLAADAEDAEARPAGRTRGRVVLFATCYGNRNEPEIGEDLAAVFRHNGIPVTLTRRERCCGMPRMELGDLEEVVRLAEINLPQLLPLVEAGWDVVAPVPSCVLLFRRELPLLLPGDERVARVAQAFFDPFEYLWLRHREGLLRTDFRNPLGRIAYHVPCHLRVQNIGLKTRDVLALVPGTEIEVIERCSGHDGTYAVKREYHETSMRIGRPVFERVRRARAEHYASDCPMAGRQIGSGLGDGSSPVHPMTLLRRAYGI; this comes from the coding sequence ATGGCGGAGGAGACGGAGCGCAGGGGTCGGGTGGAGGAGGGCGGCACGCGGGCGCCGCAGCGCCGGCCGCTGGCGTGGCGGGACCCGGCCTTCCATGACGAGGAGGCGCTGCTCGCCGAGATGGCGCGCGTGTTCGAGGTCTGCCACGGGTGCCGGCGGTGCTTCAGCCTCTGCAACGCCTTCCCCACCCTGTTCGACGCCATCGACGCCGGCGAGAGCGGCGAGCCCGAGGACCTGCCGCGCGAGGTCTACTGGCAGGTGGCCGAGCATTGCTACCTCTGCGATCTCTGCTTCCAGACCAAGTGCCCTTACGTGCCGCCGCACCCCTTCGACATCGACTTCCCGCACCTGATGCTGCGGGCCAAGGCGGTGCGGCTGCGCCAGGGGCGGGTGCGCCTTCGCGACCGCATCCTCACCGCCACCGACGCGGTCGGGCGGCTCGCCGGCATCCCCGTGGTGGTGGAGGCGGTCAACCGCGCCAACCGCAGCCCCCTCGCGCGCGCCCTCATGGAGCGGGTCCTCGGCGTGCACCGCGACGCCGCGCTGCCGCCCTACCGCGCCCGTCCCCTGCGGCGGCGCCTCGCCGCCGACGCCGAGGACGCCGAGGCACGCCCCGCCGGGCGCACCCGCGGGCGCGTGGTCCTCTTCGCCACCTGCTACGGCAACCGCAACGAGCCGGAGATCGGCGAGGACCTGGCCGCCGTGTTCCGCCACAACGGCATCCCGGTGACCCTGACGCGGCGCGAACGCTGCTGCGGCATGCCGCGCATGGAGCTCGGCGACCTCGAGGAGGTGGTGCGGCTGGCCGAGATCAACCTGCCGCAGCTGCTGCCCCTGGTGGAGGCGGGCTGGGACGTGGTGGCGCCGGTGCCTTCCTGCGTCCTCCTGTTCCGGCGCGAGCTGCCTCTGCTGCTGCCCGGGGACGAGCGCGTGGCGCGCGTCGCGCAGGCCTTCTTCGACCCCTTCGAGTACCTGTGGCTGCGCCACCGCGAGGGGCTGCTGCGCACCGACTTCCGCAACCCGCTGGGACGCATCGCCTACCACGTGCCCTGCCACCTGCGGGTGCAGAACATCGGCCTGAAGACGCGCGACGTGCTCGCCCTCGTGCCCGGGACCGAGATCGAGGTCATCGAGCGCTGCTCCGGGCACGACGGCACCTACGCGGTCAAGCGCGAGTACCACGAGACCAGCATGCGCATCGGCCGCCCGGTCTTCGAGCGCGTGCGCCGCGCCCGGGCCGAGCACTACGCCAGCGACTGCCCCATGGCCGGGCGGCAGATCGGCAGCGGGCTCGGCGACGGCTCGAGCCCGGTGCATCCGATGACGCTGCTGCGGCGGGCCTACGGCATCTGA